The Echinicola rosea genome has a segment encoding these proteins:
- a CDS encoding putative signal transducing protein gives MEKWQKVFESGSIVRAEIVKGVLGEHDITAIVLNKKESVYQINGSYQVMVASDKAFEAANLIKNEISF, from the coding sequence ATGGAGAAGTGGCAGAAGGTTTTTGAGTCGGGATCTATTGTCAGGGCAGAGATCGTCAAGGGAGTACTTGGCGAGCATGACATCACCGCAATCGTACTGAATAAGAAGGAATCTGTGTACCAAATCAACGGGAGTTATCAGGTGATGGTGGCTTCCGATAAAGCCTTTGAGGCTGCTAATTTAATTAAGAATGAGATATCGTTTTAA
- a CDS encoding phosphatidate cytidylyltransferase, which yields MRYRFNISNYSELGQRIITALLGAAVIVLGCMYSEWAYFSIFGTILVLSQLEFYKLCGLDGMLPLKSFGTFLGLMIFVMTFFVEMQHLDGKYYFLIFPMISMIFFIKLYRKSDKKPFTGIAYTFLGIFYVAVPFSLLNLAAFSVGKTFHYEVIVGSLFILWASDSGAYFAGTKFGKTKLFERVSPKKSWEGSLGGAAAAILTAYLLSLNFGVIPQWKWFSIGGIIIIAGTYGDLIESLFKRSIAIKDSGKGLPGHGGFMDRFDGLLVSAPFIAAFLKIF from the coding sequence ATGAGATATCGTTTTAATATTTCCAATTATAGTGAACTGGGACAGCGTATCATTACTGCCCTATTGGGGGCGGCAGTCATTGTGTTGGGATGTATGTATAGTGAATGGGCTTATTTTTCTATTTTTGGGACAATTTTGGTTTTGTCTCAACTTGAATTTTATAAACTTTGCGGGCTGGACGGGATGCTTCCCCTAAAGTCATTTGGTACTTTTTTGGGACTTATGATCTTTGTGATGACTTTTTTTGTGGAGATGCAGCATCTGGATGGCAAGTATTATTTTCTTATCTTTCCGATGATATCCATGATATTCTTTATCAAACTCTATCGTAAATCGGATAAAAAACCATTCACGGGTATTGCTTACACATTTCTAGGGATATTCTATGTGGCAGTGCCGTTTTCGTTATTGAACTTAGCGGCATTTTCGGTGGGTAAGACCTTCCATTATGAGGTCATCGTGGGGTCACTTTTTATTCTCTGGGCAAGTGATAGTGGTGCGTATTTTGCAGGAACAAAATTCGGTAAAACGAAGTTGTTTGAGAGAGTGTCCCCCAAAAAATCCTGGGAAGGTAGTTTGGGAGGAGCGGCTGCTGCGATTTTAACGGCTTACCTGCTTAGTTTAAACTTCGGGGTGATTCCACAGTGGAAGTGGTTTTCCATCGGAGGAATTATCATTATTGCCGGTACCTATGGCGATTTAATAGAATCGTTGTTTAAGCGGAGCATAGCGATCAAGGATTCGGGAAAAGGGCTTCCCGGACATGGAGGGTTTATGGATCGTTTTGACGGATTGTTAGTTTCAGCGCCTTTTATTGCGGCATTTTTAAAAATATTTTAA
- a CDS encoding Glu/Leu/Phe/Val family dehydrogenase, translated as MAYIEPAPITDKENPLESMMERFNIAAEKLGLSDEVYNVLKNPAKQVIVSLPITMDNGKIKVFEGIRVVHSNILGPAKGGIRFAPDVHIDEVRALAAWMTWKCAVVDIPYGGGKGGVRCNPREMSPGEIERLVRAYTLAMIDVFGPDKDIPAPDMGTGPKEMAWLMDEYSKAKGTTVNAVVTGKPLVLGGSLGRTEATGRGVMVSALAAMEKLKINPFQATCAVQGFGNVGSWASALLEERGLKVVAVSDISGAYYNSHGINIQEAIAYRDGNKGTLEGFDGAEKLSDPLELLELKVDVLVPAAVEDVITKGNVDKINARLIVEGANGPTSFNADKIINEKGIMVVPDILANAGGVTVSYFEWVQNRLGYKWTAERVNRRSDRIMKEAFDQVYKTSVKHEVPMRIAAYIVAIDKVAQTYQFRGGF; from the coding sequence ATGGCTTATATCGAACCGGCTCCGATTACGGACAAAGAAAATCCGTTGGAGTCAATGATGGAGAGGTTTAATATTGCAGCAGAAAAGTTAGGTCTTTCAGATGAGGTCTATAATGTGCTGAAGAACCCTGCAAAACAGGTGATTGTATCTCTTCCCATCACCATGGACAATGGCAAAATAAAAGTTTTTGAGGGCATTCGTGTGGTCCATTCCAATATTTTGGGACCTGCAAAAGGAGGGATTCGTTTTGCGCCGGATGTACATATCGATGAGGTCAGGGCGCTGGCAGCTTGGATGACATGGAAGTGCGCGGTGGTGGACATTCCCTATGGAGGAGGAAAAGGCGGTGTGCGCTGCAATCCTAGGGAAATGTCTCCAGGCGAAATCGAGCGGTTGGTCCGTGCCTATACCCTTGCGATGATCGATGTTTTTGGCCCGGATAAGGACATCCCGGCACCTGACATGGGGACCGGTCCCAAGGAAATGGCCTGGTTGATGGATGAGTACTCTAAGGCCAAAGGAACGACCGTAAATGCAGTGGTGACTGGCAAACCGCTCGTCCTGGGTGGTTCTCTGGGAAGAACGGAGGCTACGGGTCGTGGTGTGATGGTATCCGCTCTGGCTGCCATGGAAAAACTTAAGATAAACCCATTCCAAGCAACCTGTGCGGTACAAGGTTTCGGCAATGTAGGTTCCTGGGCGTCAGCCTTGCTGGAAGAGCGAGGGCTGAAAGTCGTGGCGGTATCGGATATTTCAGGTGCTTATTATAATTCCCATGGCATTAACATCCAAGAAGCTATAGCCTATCGTGACGGAAACAAGGGAACCTTGGAGGGTTTTGATGGGGCAGAAAAACTGTCCGATCCCTTGGAATTGCTCGAATTGAAGGTGGACGTGCTGGTGCCGGCTGCTGTAGAAGATGTGATCACCAAAGGGAATGTGGACAAAATCAATGCTCGACTGATCGTAGAGGGTGCCAATGGGCCTACTTCCTTTAACGCAGATAAAATCATCAATGAGAAGGGCATCATGGTGGTTCCGGATATCTTGGCCAATGCTGGTGGCGTGACGGTTTCCTACTTCGAGTGGGTGCAAAACCGCCTTGGGTATAAATGGACGGCGGAAAGGGTAAATAGAAGATCAGACAGGATCATGAAGGAGGCCTTTGACCAAGTGTACAAAACTTCCGTAAAACATGAAGTGCCGATGCGGATTGCTGCCTATATCGTAGCGATCGATAAAGTAGCCCAAACGTATCAGTTCAGGGGTGGATTTTAA
- a CDS encoding phosphatidylserine decarboxylase family protein, producing the protein MTIHKEGRQLLFWMLVVLAGVNFATHQLMPGQDTVLNLILLASIIIYLLVLQFFRNPTIPLPEDEQLVYAPADGKVVVIEEAQEDEYLKERRKQISIFMSPVNVHVNRSPVSGIVEYFKYHPGKYMVAWHPKASYENERSTMVVKHSKTGVQLLVRQIAGAVARRIKYYVKEGDPLVQGGEFGFIKFGSRVDVFVPLDAEILVNIDDKTKGGITPLARLK; encoded by the coding sequence ATGACGATACATAAAGAAGGAAGACAATTACTGTTTTGGATGCTGGTAGTACTCGCGGGCGTCAACTTTGCGACACATCAATTAATGCCAGGACAGGATACCGTATTGAATTTGATTTTACTGGCCAGTATCATCATATATTTGTTGGTGCTGCAGTTTTTTAGAAACCCTACCATTCCCTTGCCGGAAGATGAGCAGTTGGTTTATGCTCCTGCGGATGGAAAGGTAGTGGTGATCGAAGAGGCCCAAGAAGATGAATACCTTAAGGAGCGTAGAAAGCAAATTTCCATATTCATGTCTCCAGTAAATGTCCATGTAAACCGGTCTCCGGTGAGCGGTATTGTAGAATATTTTAAATACCATCCTGGCAAATATATGGTGGCATGGCATCCTAAGGCCAGTTACGAAAATGAGCGTTCAACAATGGTGGTCAAGCACTCCAAGACAGGCGTGCAGTTATTGGTAAGGCAAATAGCAGGAGCAGTGGCAAGAAGGATCAAATACTATGTGAAAGAGGGTGATCCTTTGGTGCAGGGTGGAGAATTTGGCTTTATCAAGTTTGGGTCAAGAGTCGATGTCTTTGTGCCCTTGGATGCTGAGATATTGGTGAATATAGATGATAAGACAAAGGGTGGTATTACGCCTTTGGCCCGTTTGAAATAG
- the rbfA gene encoding 30S ribosome-binding factor RbfA, translating into MESKRQQKYSKLIQKELGEIFQRESRPLVGNAMVSVTRVLMSPDLGVAKIYLSFLLANNKELLEKIDGHKKEIRKHLGRRIGKTVRSVPELVFYPDDSSAYAQHMDKIIGDLDIPEAPDDEEEED; encoded by the coding sequence ATGGAAAGCAAGAGACAACAAAAGTATTCAAAGTTAATTCAAAAGGAACTGGGGGAGATCTTTCAGCGGGAATCCCGGCCGTTGGTGGGCAATGCCATGGTTTCAGTTACCAGAGTGCTGATGAGTCCAGACTTGGGCGTGGCCAAAATCTACCTAAGTTTCCTCTTAGCGAACAACAAGGAGCTGTTGGAAAAAATCGATGGGCACAAAAAGGAGATCAGGAAACACCTCGGAAGACGCATTGGAAAAACAGTAAGGAGCGTTCCGGAATTGGTCTTTTACCCAGATGATTCTTCTGCATATGCACAGCATATGGACAAGATTATCGGAGATTTGGATATCCCAGAGGCACCTGACGATGAGGAAGAAGAGGACTGA
- a CDS encoding FtsX-like permease family protein: MNLSFFIASRYFRSKKKRNFINILSRIAMIGVAVGTMALVIVLSVFNGLEDLIRGLYASFDAPLKIELVKGKSFEAGDDFLDSLRDVEGVEAITEVIEDNALLKYGEDQMVVTMKGVSDEFLDEERFERGYFAGEMTLGSQKQPKAIMGRGVSFMLGVDPKNEFEQLRMFYPKAPRAGTIDPRQMYNSGRLGLAGTFSVEKKFDDNYVVVPLSFARDIMGYGDRRTALEVKVAADFSVSDVKARLRQMLGGDFTVKDTDEQHAGLLRAIRIEKLFVFITLTFILAVASFNIFFSLSMLAIEKKKDIAVMMAMGATEKLIRAIYVKQGAIIAFSGAIVGLVLGFLVCWFQDRFGLVSLGVASSVVDSYPVKMIWTDFLWTSLSLIVITFFAAYRPASIASKVNTVEHL, translated from the coding sequence GTGAATCTCTCCTTTTTTATTGCATCCCGGTATTTCAGAAGTAAGAAGAAGCGGAATTTTATCAATATCCTGTCCAGGATAGCGATGATTGGTGTGGCAGTGGGAACCATGGCGCTGGTAATTGTGCTATCCGTGTTTAACGGGTTGGAGGATTTGATCAGGGGCTTATATGCCTCTTTTGATGCGCCACTGAAAATAGAGCTGGTGAAGGGCAAGTCTTTCGAAGCGGGGGATGATTTTTTGGATAGCCTAAGGGATGTGGAAGGCGTGGAGGCCATCACGGAAGTAATAGAAGACAATGCCCTGCTGAAATATGGCGAAGATCAAATGGTGGTGACGATGAAAGGGGTCAGCGATGAATTTTTGGACGAAGAGCGATTTGAGAGGGGGTATTTTGCGGGTGAGATGACCTTAGGGAGCCAAAAGCAGCCCAAAGCCATCATGGGTAGAGGCGTAAGCTTTATGCTAGGGGTGGATCCCAAAAATGAGTTTGAGCAGCTGCGGATGTTTTACCCAAAGGCTCCTCGGGCTGGTACGATCGATCCCAGGCAAATGTACAATTCCGGTAGGTTGGGGTTGGCCGGGACCTTTAGCGTGGAGAAAAAGTTTGATGATAATTATGTCGTAGTGCCATTATCTTTTGCGAGGGATATCATGGGGTATGGAGATAGGCGTACGGCATTGGAAGTGAAAGTGGCTGCTGATTTTTCGGTGTCCGATGTGAAGGCCAGGCTACGGCAAATGCTTGGTGGTGATTTTACCGTGAAAGATACAGACGAGCAGCATGCAGGATTGCTCAGGGCCATCAGGATCGAAAAGTTATTTGTATTTATCACCTTGACGTTTATTTTGGCGGTAGCTTCATTTAATATATTCTTTTCACTGAGCATGCTGGCGATCGAAAAAAAGAAAGACATTGCCGTGATGATGGCCATGGGCGCTACCGAAAAGCTCATTCGTGCTATTTATGTCAAACAAGGCGCCATTATAGCCTTTTCTGGAGCCATTGTAGGGCTTGTGTTGGGATTTTTGGTGTGTTGGTTTCAGGATCGATTTGGGCTGGTGTCACTTGGCGTGGCGAGTTCTGTAGTGGACAGTTACCCTGTCAAGATGATTTGGACAGATTTCCTGTGGACGAGCCTAAGTCTTATTGTCATTACATTTTTTGCTGCATATCGACCGGCTAGCATCGCGTCCAAAGTCAATACGGTGGAGCATTTATAG
- a CDS encoding DEAD/DEAH box helicase, with protein MKVSPDKSFEIIYSLFSHEYLGILFESFVIQHDEKGRLSFAYQNIATQNAKEFASGLDNTDYELIELMDSMQHAAIVKKFNTKKLKPKEFLRKVYETNSETTANKEIRRLIEIRLEGIRAKILERIIGKRLFEMGNDGNPIWKEIHVMEEKASVLFHFRRNEDNTHYFPTIKHDGEKLDWQYKGGYLLCEEPAWLVVNGNLYNFEKGVDGKKLKPFLNKKFIVIPKNVEQSYYQKFITQLVASFDVYAKGFDIKVQRSQPEALLSLSDLPGGNGSTDLFGNAQEAAEEDKIVFDLRFQYGEYSFRSEEKKSNNVQLEQNGDNYIFHKVIRDLEKEQSYGDYLKGLGLPVRTSRFSIGKSKAFDWLNSNREALEDMGVRILQNQSSKGKKYFIGNASIKVDIKENIDWFDVDAIINFGPYDVPFAQIRKLLVKGKSEFELPNGEIAVIPDSWFVNYSEIFSFLEAGEQKDEMMMLKKHHIALAQELQKGNLINLTLSRKLEKLKGFSEMESYELPDTFRGTLRPYQKAGYDWLRFLNEYNFGGCLADDMGLGKTVQTLAMLAYEKKRTEGATSLLVMPTSLIYNWEVEARKFTPDLKVLVYTGSQRIKDSSRFSNYDLVLTSYGITRLDVDILKDFFFNYIILDESQAIKNPNSIISKAVNQLVCKHRLILTGTPVENGTMDLWSQMNFINQGLLGTQSIFKKQFLQPIEKKNDMDKAAKLHAMIKPFILRRLKTQVATDLPEKVVNVKYSNMTAEQEKAYEEVKSYYREKIVKEMSIPGMNRQAFTLLRGLTQLRQIANHPRLTDTSYTGDSGKMEDIVHMLDSTAREGHKVLVFSQFVKHLAIVKEHLDESGIAYSYLDGTTKDRQAEVREFQENDKVKIFLISLKAGGVGLNLTKAEYVFLLDPWWNPAVEAQAIDRAHRIGQENKVMIYKFITHNTVEEKIMALQERKMALADELISTEESFMKSLEKEDIEALLA; from the coding sequence ATGAAAGTTTCTCCGGACAAGTCTTTTGAAATTATATATTCTCTTTTTAGTCATGAATATTTAGGGATTCTTTTTGAATCTTTCGTAATACAACATGATGAGAAAGGTAGGCTCTCGTTTGCCTATCAAAATATTGCTACCCAAAATGCCAAGGAGTTTGCTTCAGGTTTGGATAACACAGATTATGAGCTTATCGAGCTGATGGACAGCATGCAGCATGCCGCGATCGTCAAGAAATTTAACACCAAAAAGCTGAAACCAAAGGAGTTTCTCAGAAAAGTCTATGAGACGAATAGTGAGACTACTGCCAATAAGGAAATTCGTAGGCTGATAGAGATCAGGCTGGAAGGAATCCGGGCGAAGATATTGGAACGGATAATAGGGAAGCGGCTTTTTGAAATGGGAAATGATGGCAATCCGATATGGAAGGAGATCCATGTGATGGAAGAAAAAGCTTCCGTGCTGTTTCATTTTAGGAGAAACGAGGATAATACGCATTATTTCCCCACTATTAAACATGATGGTGAAAAATTGGATTGGCAATACAAGGGGGGCTACCTCCTCTGTGAGGAGCCTGCTTGGCTGGTGGTAAACGGAAATTTATACAATTTCGAAAAGGGTGTGGACGGTAAAAAGCTAAAGCCTTTTTTGAACAAGAAATTTATTGTCATCCCGAAAAATGTAGAGCAGTCCTATTATCAGAAATTCATCACACAGCTGGTGGCTTCTTTCGATGTATATGCCAAAGGCTTTGACATTAAGGTACAGCGTAGCCAACCGGAGGCACTGTTGAGTTTGAGCGATTTGCCTGGCGGTAACGGTAGTACGGATCTTTTTGGAAATGCCCAAGAGGCTGCTGAAGAAGACAAAATTGTATTTGACCTGCGTTTTCAGTATGGGGAGTACTCTTTTCGTTCGGAAGAGAAAAAATCCAATAACGTACAGCTGGAACAAAACGGGGATAACTATATTTTCCACAAAGTCATCCGGGACCTGGAAAAGGAGCAGTCCTACGGGGATTATCTGAAAGGCCTAGGACTGCCCGTCCGTACATCCCGTTTTTCGATTGGCAAATCAAAGGCCTTCGACTGGCTAAATTCCAATAGGGAAGCACTGGAGGACATGGGCGTGAGAATCCTTCAAAACCAAAGTTCAAAGGGCAAAAAATATTTTATTGGTAATGCATCCATTAAGGTCGATATCAAAGAAAATATTGATTGGTTTGACGTGGATGCGATCATTAATTTTGGGCCTTATGACGTGCCTTTTGCCCAGATCAGGAAGTTGTTGGTGAAGGGAAAGTCAGAATTTGAATTGCCCAATGGGGAGATAGCTGTTATTCCCGATAGTTGGTTTGTGAATTACTCGGAGATTTTTTCCTTCCTCGAAGCAGGAGAGCAAAAGGATGAAATGATGATGCTCAAAAAGCACCATATTGCCCTTGCCCAAGAACTTCAAAAAGGGAATCTCATTAACCTTACCTTAAGCAGAAAACTTGAAAAACTGAAAGGCTTTTCTGAAATGGAGTCCTATGAGCTTCCAGATACCTTCAGGGGAACTTTGCGTCCATACCAGAAAGCAGGCTATGACTGGTTGAGGTTTTTAAATGAATACAACTTTGGGGGCTGCTTGGCCGATGACATGGGGCTTGGTAAAACCGTCCAAACATTGGCGATGTTGGCCTACGAAAAGAAAAGGACCGAGGGAGCGACCTCGCTGTTGGTCATGCCCACTTCACTAATCTATAACTGGGAAGTGGAGGCGCGTAAGTTTACGCCTGACCTGAAAGTATTGGTATATACCGGATCCCAGCGGATCAAAGACAGCAGTAGGTTTTCCAATTATGATTTGGTCTTAACCTCTTACGGGATCACGAGACTCGATGTGGACATTTTGAAGGATTTTTTCTTTAATTATATTATTCTTGACGAATCCCAAGCTATAAAAAATCCAAACAGTATTATATCCAAAGCGGTGAATCAGCTGGTGTGCAAGCATCGACTTATCCTTACGGGTACTCCGGTCGAAAACGGCACCATGGACCTTTGGTCCCAGATGAATTTTATTAATCAAGGTCTTTTGGGTACTCAGAGTATTTTCAAAAAGCAATTTTTACAGCCAATAGAAAAGAAAAATGACATGGATAAGGCTGCAAAGCTGCATGCCATGATCAAGCCATTCATCCTGAGAAGACTTAAAACTCAAGTGGCTACCGATCTTCCTGAAAAAGTGGTCAATGTCAAATACTCCAATATGACGGCTGAGCAAGAGAAAGCCTATGAGGAGGTAAAGAGCTATTACCGCGAGAAGATCGTCAAAGAGATGAGCATCCCGGGCATGAACCGGCAGGCATTTACCTTACTGAGAGGCTTGACGCAGCTTAGACAGATCGCAAATCACCCGCGGCTGACCGATACCTCGTACACCGGAGATTCAGGTAAAATGGAGGATATTGTGCACATGCTGGATTCTACTGCCAGAGAGGGGCATAAGGTGTTGGTATTTAGTCAGTTTGTGAAACACTTGGCCATCGTGAAGGAGCACTTGGACGAAAGTGGAATTGCTTATTCTTACTTGGATGGGACTACCAAGGACCGTCAAGCAGAGGTCAGGGAATTTCAGGAGAATGATAAGGTGAAAATTTTCTTAATTTCCCTAAAAGCAGGTGGGGTTGGTCTCAACCTGACCAAGGCCGAATACGTGTTCTTGCTGGATCCATGGTGGAATCCAGCGGTGGAAGCCCAAGCCATCGATAGGGCACACCGTATAGGGCAGGAAAATAAGGTGATGATTTACAAGTTTATTACGCACAATACTGTTGAGGAGAAGATCATGGCCCTACAAGAGCGGAAAATGGCCCTTGCCGATGAGCTGATCAGTACGGAGGAAAGCTTTATGAAGAGCCTCGAAAAAGAAGATATTGAGGCATTGCTGGCATAG
- the purU gene encoding formyltetrahydrofolate deformylase, with protein MESAILIIQCKDQKGIVAAVTQFLYFHNGNVQEVDQYIDSETGDFFMRAKWELARFAIQKDHIHRVFSETVGDKFEMNFTLHFNEPKPRMAIFVSKLSHCLFDIVSRYYSGQFDVEIPLVISNHETLKPVVEAFDIPFYHLPINKENKLEQEDKQLQLLKEHNVDFIVLARYMQILSPRFIAAYPHNIINIHHSFLPAFVGAKPYHAAHKRGVKIIGATGHYVTEELDAGPIIEQDIARVKHHNTIEELVQIGQDVEKVVLSKAIKYHLTKKVMVMGNKTVIFN; from the coding sequence ATGGAATCCGCAATATTAATCATCCAGTGTAAGGATCAGAAAGGCATCGTCGCTGCTGTGACGCAGTTTTTATATTTTCATAATGGCAATGTACAAGAAGTAGATCAGTACATTGACAGTGAGACAGGGGACTTTTTCATGCGTGCCAAATGGGAACTAGCGCGCTTTGCCATTCAGAAAGACCATATCCATCGGGTGTTTTCAGAGACGGTCGGAGATAAGTTTGAGATGAACTTTACGCTACACTTTAATGAGCCCAAGCCCAGAATGGCCATATTCGTGTCGAAGCTATCCCACTGTTTATTTGATATCGTGTCGAGGTATTATTCTGGCCAGTTTGATGTGGAAATTCCGCTGGTCATTTCTAATCACGAAACTTTAAAACCTGTGGTAGAGGCATTTGATATCCCGTTTTATCATTTGCCCATTAATAAGGAAAACAAACTGGAACAAGAGGACAAACAGCTACAATTACTTAAAGAGCACAATGTCGATTTTATTGTCTTGGCGAGGTATATGCAGATTTTGAGCCCCCGATTTATTGCAGCGTACCCTCACAATATCATTAATATCCATCATTCTTTTTTGCCTGCTTTTGTCGGAGCCAAGCCGTACCATGCTGCACATAAAAGAGGGGTGAAGATAATTGGCGCGACGGGGCACTATGTGACCGAAGAACTGGATGCAGGTCCGATTATCGAACAAGATATCGCCAGGGTCAAGCATCATAACACCATCGAAGAACTGGTGCAGATAGGCCAAGATGTCGAAAAAGTAGTGCTCTCCAAGGCCATCAAATATCATTTGACTAAAAAAGTAATGGTCATGGGGAATAAAACGGTCATATTCAACTGA
- a CDS encoding META domain-containing protein, with protein MNLFKTLICAGLLSISLFSCGGSDDIGQYTWKVRSINGAPATQEQLAKLTLNFGKEQKVNGQAPCDEFRGKAVYNSEKIKFSTLYTDSQNCDEKTVQTAYLSSLEMSKKYTTTANRMVFYDGEGNITVEFEQVD; from the coding sequence ATGAACTTATTCAAAACGCTAATTTGCGCTGGTTTACTATCAATCTCCTTGTTTTCTTGTGGCGGTTCTGATGACATTGGTCAATATACTTGGAAAGTAAGGTCCATTAATGGTGCTCCTGCCACGCAGGAGCAACTGGCTAAACTTACCCTTAATTTTGGTAAAGAACAGAAAGTAAATGGCCAGGCTCCATGCGATGAATTCAGGGGAAAAGCAGTTTATAATTCAGAAAAAATCAAATTTTCCACACTCTATACTGACTCGCAAAATTGCGACGAAAAAACCGTTCAGACAGCCTACCTAAGCTCCTTGGAAATGAGTAAAAAATACACGACCACTGCTAATAGAATGGTCTTTTACGATGGTGAAGGAAACATTACCGTAGAATTTGAGCAGGTAGATTGA
- the alr gene encoding alanine racemase — MRHTSRIEISKSAYRRNIKFIRSQVGDDTIISAVVKGNAYGHGIENIVSIAEDVGIRHFSAFSTDEAYRIHHASQKDSKIMIMGMVDNRDLEWIIKNGISFFVFEFDRLMTAIKVARKLKIPAKIHVEVETGFHRTGFEWNEKEFLADIIYEHGIHLELSGLCTHYAGAESIANYLRVQNQIKQYRNFKSWFDSHGIKFGIYHTACSAASLSYPETIMDMVRIGILQYGFWPSQETYMSKFKQLAANKKNPLKRLISWKSSIMSIKEVGMGDFVGYGTTFMAHRKMKIALVPVGYCHGFSRMLSNLGKVLIQGKMVSVVGTVTMNAISVDITDLKDVKKGDEVVIIGKQKSNEITVASFSETTQQVNYELLTRLPNDIPRKIVY; from the coding sequence ATGAGGCACACTTCACGTATAGAGATCAGCAAGTCTGCTTATCGCAGAAATATCAAATTCATTCGAAGTCAAGTGGGGGATGACACCATTATCTCTGCCGTAGTAAAAGGCAATGCCTATGGACACGGAATCGAAAATATCGTATCCATTGCCGAAGACGTGGGAATTAGGCATTTCAGCGCATTCAGCACCGACGAAGCCTATCGTATCCATCATGCCAGCCAAAAAGATAGTAAAATCATGATCATGGGCATGGTGGACAATCGAGACTTGGAATGGATCATCAAAAACGGCATTAGTTTTTTTGTGTTTGAGTTTGATCGATTGATGACCGCTATCAAAGTGGCCAGAAAACTTAAAATCCCTGCCAAAATCCATGTGGAAGTAGAAACGGGTTTTCACCGAACAGGATTTGAATGGAACGAGAAGGAATTTCTTGCGGACATTATTTACGAACATGGCATTCACTTGGAGCTTTCGGGACTATGCACCCACTATGCTGGCGCCGAAAGCATCGCCAACTACCTCCGTGTCCAAAATCAAATCAAACAATATAGGAATTTTAAAAGCTGGTTTGACAGCCACGGGATTAAATTTGGCATTTATCATACCGCTTGCTCTGCGGCCTCACTAAGCTACCCCGAAACCATCATGGACATGGTCAGGATCGGAATTTTACAATACGGCTTCTGGCCGAGCCAAGAAACCTATATGAGCAAATTCAAGCAACTCGCGGCCAACAAGAAAAACCCGCTTAAGAGGCTTATCAGTTGGAAAAGCTCTATCATGAGCATCAAGGAAGTGGGCATGGGGGATTTTGTTGGTTATGGCACCACTTTTATGGCGCATCGCAAAATGAAAATTGCCTTGGTTCCTGTCGGCTATTGCCATGGATTCAGCAGGATGCTCAGCAATCTGGGCAAAGTGCTTATCCAGGGCAAAATGGTATCTGTGGTCGGTACGGTAACAATGAATGCCATCTCTGTTGATATCACCGATCTCAAGGATGTCAAAAAAGGTGATGAAGTCGTCATCATCGGCAAGCAAAAAAGCAATGAGATCACTGTAGCCTCTTTTAGCGAAACCACGCAGCAAGTCAATTATGAACTCCTTACACGTCTCCCCAATGATATTCCCCGGAAAATTGTCTATTGA